In one Cloacibacillus sp. An23 genomic region, the following are encoded:
- a CDS encoding UDP-N-acetylmuramoyl-L-alanyl-D-glutamate--2,6-diaminopimelate ligase produces MNFRKLVHILDKSPLRKHVHIPEGCDIDSVEIEGMVCDSRKAAPGLMFAAAKGDHSDGYDFIEQAAAKGAPAVLCERESAAAVPQIITPDVRSAMGCVCSLLHGEPSKKMTMIAVTGTNGKTTSSFMTQAILGHAGIKTGLAGTVVYDDGSRIEEAEHTTPEGADLQNLLARMEANGCKACVMEVSSHSLVQGRISGTAYDRAGFTNLTIDHLDFHGTMEDYFAAKKILFDRYMRNNWQAAVNIDDEYGRRLAKELGKRAITYGMLDESADFSASIKNFSLDGLEIEVKAPGNNGGRGLKLPLLGAYNVLNALQALSLAWSVGVSVHSALEALEKMPQVPGRLERYKIDGGGTCVIDFAHSSDGLEKVLTAVRPICKGRLIVVFGAGGDRDRTKRPIMGEIASRLADYVVVTSDNPRSEEPMAIISEILSGVQKHDAPYSVTPDRREAIYEGLDMTGADDVVVIAGRGPETKQILKDGPIHLVDKEVVEDWCRLRGRRLL; encoded by the coding sequence ATGAATTTCAGAAAGCTCGTCCATATTCTGGATAAAAGCCCGCTCCGCAAGCACGTACATATACCGGAGGGCTGCGACATAGATTCCGTTGAAATAGAAGGCATGGTCTGCGACAGCAGGAAGGCTGCGCCGGGGCTTATGTTTGCCGCCGCGAAGGGAGACCATTCCGACGGCTACGATTTTATAGAGCAGGCTGCCGCGAAAGGAGCGCCCGCGGTCCTGTGCGAGCGCGAGAGCGCGGCGGCGGTTCCGCAGATAATAACGCCCGACGTGCGCTCCGCAATGGGATGCGTATGTTCGCTTCTCCACGGCGAACCGTCGAAAAAAATGACGATGATAGCCGTCACGGGTACGAACGGGAAGACTACTTCATCCTTCATGACGCAGGCCATCCTCGGACACGCCGGGATTAAAACGGGACTTGCCGGCACGGTCGTCTACGATGACGGAAGCAGGATAGAAGAGGCTGAACACACGACGCCGGAAGGAGCCGACCTCCAGAACTTGCTGGCGCGCATGGAGGCCAACGGCTGCAAGGCGTGCGTCATGGAGGTCTCGTCGCATTCGCTCGTGCAGGGGCGCATCAGCGGCACGGCCTACGACAGGGCGGGATTTACAAACCTTACGATAGACCATCTCGATTTTCACGGCACGATGGAGGATTACTTCGCCGCGAAAAAAATACTTTTCGACAGGTATATGAGAAACAACTGGCAGGCCGCCGTCAATATAGACGACGAGTACGGCCGCAGGCTGGCGAAAGAGCTTGGCAAGCGTGCGATAACTTACGGAATGCTCGACGAAAGCGCGGATTTCTCCGCTTCTATAAAGAACTTTTCACTCGACGGCCTTGAGATAGAGGTGAAGGCTCCAGGCAATAACGGCGGACGCGGGCTGAAGCTTCCGCTGCTCGGCGCGTACAACGTGCTGAACGCGCTTCAGGCGCTTTCGCTCGCCTGGTCTGTCGGGGTATCCGTGCACAGCGCGCTCGAGGCTTTAGAGAAAATGCCGCAGGTGCCGGGGAGGCTAGAACGTTATAAGATCGACGGCGGCGGCACCTGCGTGATAGATTTCGCGCACAGCTCGGACGGGCTCGAAAAGGTGCTCACCGCCGTGCGCCCTATATGCAAGGGCAGACTTATCGTAGTCTTCGGCGCTGGCGGCGACCGCGACAGGACGAAGCGCCCGATAATGGGCGAGATAGCCTCGCGCCTCGCCGACTACGTCGTCGTGACCTCAGACAATCCGCGCAGCGAGGAGCCTATGGCGATAATTTCGGAGATACTCTCCGGCGTCCAGAAACACGACGCTCCGTACAGCGTCACGCCCGACCGCCGCGAGGCGATATATGAGGGACTCGATATGACAGGCGCGGACGACGTGGTCGTGATAGCGGGGCGCGGGCCGGAAACGAAGCAGATACTCAAGGACGGCCCGATACACCTCGTCGATAAGGAAGTGGTCGAAGACTGGTGCCGGCTTCGCGGAAGGAGGCTGCTGTAA
- a CDS encoding phospho-N-acetylmuramoyl-pentapeptide-transferase — protein sequence MVLIVAFMLFVFFAEIFLQKWWIKVMHKEKIEQVTKLYGPAWHEKTKLGTPTMGGVVFVAVALLCVPVLMYLTNDMFFGFSDMETSFWGRYGEFVTRSAAILSYPILSAAVGFADEWLKYRRHSSDGFTSLQKLALQIAVTLPWAAWMFFYTDYAGIGVIRSFPVFVAIVTFIGVGLQNAVNVTDGLDGLAAGCSFITFTALLPVTALFGNPAAGMFNAMAIALCLGFLWHNCNPASVFMGDVGAHFLAGLMLSLCVCSGVVFYIIPVCFFFGVEIFSVAVQIIAIRRFHRKVFKMSPIHHHFEMSGWTETQIVTRFWIIHLIGVVILCTVYIVLLV from the coding sequence ATGGTTCTTATTGTTGCTTTTATGTTGTTCGTATTTTTCGCTGAGATATTCCTCCAGAAATGGTGGATAAAGGTGATGCACAAAGAAAAAATAGAGCAGGTGACGAAGCTATACGGCCCGGCGTGGCACGAAAAGACGAAGCTCGGGACTCCCACGATGGGCGGCGTCGTTTTTGTTGCGGTCGCGTTGCTATGCGTGCCCGTGCTTATGTACCTCACCAACGACATGTTTTTCGGCTTCAGCGATATGGAAACGTCTTTTTGGGGCAGATACGGGGAATTCGTCACGCGCTCCGCAGCGATACTTTCCTATCCGATACTTTCCGCCGCCGTCGGCTTCGCCGACGAATGGCTGAAATACCGCCGCCATTCGAGCGACGGATTCACGAGTTTGCAGAAGCTGGCGCTGCAGATCGCCGTGACTCTGCCGTGGGCTGCGTGGATGTTCTTCTATACGGATTATGCCGGGATCGGCGTCATACGCTCGTTCCCGGTCTTCGTCGCCATAGTGACGTTCATCGGCGTCGGCCTTCAGAACGCCGTCAACGTGACAGACGGTCTTGACGGGCTCGCCGCCGGATGCTCTTTTATCACCTTTACCGCGCTTCTGCCCGTTACGGCGCTTTTCGGCAACCCTGCCGCCGGAATGTTCAACGCGATGGCGATAGCGCTCTGTCTGGGATTCCTGTGGCACAACTGCAACCCCGCCTCGGTCTTTATGGGCGACGTCGGCGCGCATTTTCTTGCGGGGCTTATGCTGTCGCTCTGTGTGTGCTCAGGCGTCGTATTTTATATTATTCCGGTCTGCTTCTTCTTCGGCGTGGAAATTTTCTCCGTCGCCGTACAAATAATAGCGATTCGCCGCTTTCACAGGAAGGTATTCAAGATGAGCCCGATACACCATCATTTTGAGATGTCGGGCTGGACGGAGACGCAGATAGTTACGCGCTTCTGGATAATCCACCTTATAGGCGTCGTGATTTTGTGCACGGTCTATATTGTGCTTCTCGTCTGA
- a CDS encoding penicillin-binding protein 2: MPRIKRPQDDGPRRSHSIWFAALAALCVLAAGTAKVQLWPDRRVVQQSQKQYWANVAVSASRGRIEDRHGIPLAISIPTKSFFIDPKYWDTENAKELGPFFGAAAVKKFSKNLPGRFHWVGRNLPNDKAEALEAKKIPGLYTLSEKQRNYPHESLAFHVLGFCDIDEYGQAGIELAWNHILYSPPRTRFMTRDSKGSTMDIMGGKSGIVKDTAGSIKLTIDSRIQQILEWRLSDGAKAVEAGWAAGVCVDPYTGEIVALASYPTLNPNDRKNLANTDAVRNNALGRVFEPGSIFKPVTMAIALETGAASRSSTYNCRGTMKLFDKTMSDANKRAHGVQNLEQVLMNSCNIGMSLMSMNVPKYQAYGMLRQFGFGEKSEVEMSGEESGLIKEPEEWIGTVPANIFIGQGIAVTPLQQVMAISCIANGGKLLKPYVVSEVRDSTGKIIHKGERRVRYQVISKETADFIRHAMRRVVSEGGGKLANTDKTEIAGKTGTAQIAQSGKYTKGQYVASFVGFWPVEKPRYVMLVSIGEPKGKKYYGSQIAAPVFKSIVEDIVQISPENM; the protein is encoded by the coding sequence ATGCCAAGGATTAAACGTCCTCAGGATGACGGGCCGAGACGTTCGCATTCTATATGGTTCGCGGCTCTCGCCGCGCTGTGCGTACTTGCGGCCGGCACCGCGAAGGTTCAGCTCTGGCCCGACCGCCGTGTAGTACAGCAGTCTCAGAAACAGTACTGGGCCAACGTCGCCGTAAGCGCGTCGCGAGGACGCATCGAAGACAGGCACGGCATACCGCTCGCCATATCGATTCCAACTAAAAGCTTTTTTATAGACCCTAAATACTGGGATACAGAGAACGCCAAGGAGCTGGGGCCGTTCTTCGGCGCCGCGGCGGTAAAAAAGTTCTCAAAAAATCTTCCCGGCCGTTTCCACTGGGTAGGGCGCAATCTGCCGAACGATAAGGCGGAGGCGCTCGAAGCCAAAAAGATTCCAGGCCTTTATACTCTTTCCGAAAAGCAGCGCAACTATCCCCACGAATCCCTCGCGTTTCACGTCCTCGGCTTCTGTGACATCGACGAGTACGGACAGGCTGGGATAGAGCTCGCCTGGAACCATATACTCTATTCGCCTCCGCGCACCCGCTTCATGACGCGCGACTCCAAAGGCAGCACTATGGACATAATGGGCGGCAAATCCGGCATCGTCAAAGATACCGCCGGTTCCATAAAGCTTACGATAGACTCGCGTATACAACAGATACTCGAGTGGCGTCTCAGCGACGGGGCCAAGGCCGTCGAGGCCGGGTGGGCAGCCGGAGTATGCGTCGATCCGTATACTGGAGAAATAGTCGCGCTCGCGAGCTATCCCACGCTGAATCCAAACGACAGGAAAAATTTAGCGAATACCGACGCAGTGCGCAACAACGCGCTCGGGCGCGTATTCGAGCCTGGATCCATATTCAAGCCCGTAACGATGGCGATAGCGCTGGAGACAGGAGCGGCCTCGCGCTCCAGCACATACAATTGCAGGGGGACGATGAAGCTTTTCGACAAAACGATGAGCGACGCCAACAAGAGGGCGCACGGCGTGCAGAACCTCGAGCAGGTGCTGATGAATTCGTGCAACATCGGCATGTCGCTGATGTCGATGAACGTGCCTAAGTATCAGGCCTACGGCATGCTCCGGCAGTTCGGTTTCGGAGAGAAGAGCGAGGTTGAGATGTCAGGCGAGGAATCGGGTCTGATAAAGGAGCCCGAGGAATGGATAGGCACCGTCCCCGCCAACATTTTTATAGGACAGGGGATAGCGGTCACACCGCTTCAGCAGGTCATGGCCATTTCATGTATAGCCAACGGCGGCAAACTGCTGAAGCCCTACGTCGTGTCAGAGGTGCGCGACAGCACGGGCAAGATAATCCATAAGGGGGAGCGCAGGGTGCGCTATCAGGTTATTTCGAAGGAAACTGCTGATTTTATAAGGCACGCGATGCGCCGCGTCGTGTCGGAAGGCGGAGGAAAGCTGGCGAATACAGATAAGACCGAAATAGCCGGCAAAACGGGAACGGCGCAGATAGCCCAGTCGGGCAAATATACCAAAGGGCAGTACGTCGCCTCGTTCGTTGGCTTCTGGCCGGTCGAAAAGCCGCGCTACGTAATGCTGGTAAGCATAGGCGAGCCTAAGGGCAAAAAATACTACGGAAGCCAGATCGCCGCGCCTGTGTTCAAATCCATAGTTGAAGACATAGTGCAGATTTCGCCTGAAAATATGTAG
- a CDS encoding putative peptidoglycan glycosyltransferase FtsW: protein MALRGPDEPSEHRYRANPFIWVIPLILSGIGILMITSTTSPNSFVLTGTPFQTGLRQLRWLAIAMCGMFFVYSVPVRVWRRLSAPLYLLMWLLSWLPLIPGIGDAAGGASRWIRLPGLGVSLQPGELLALALALHVAKLLTRDGDRDPMKIFCRILVLIIFTALPLLAQPDLGTTILVFVVAMGMFVERIGWRYPLIAGGLVGGVAFPLLILLEPYRMRRVFAFLDPWEDPLNKGFQAIQGLIAFANGGVWGAGLGHGFQKLNYLPAAYTDFIYAAIGEELGFVGTMCVLALFGFWLLQTRAAYFRTQDDFKASLIWGITLTVLLPFVINIAGVTKMMPLKGMALPFISYGGTSLVTMWARIGLILRLEKDSYLEDEDDDRARTAA from the coding sequence ATGGCGCTTCGCGGGCCGGATGAGCCGTCCGAACACAGATACAGGGCGAACCCGTTCATATGGGTGATACCGCTGATACTCAGCGGCATCGGCATCCTCATGATTACGTCCACGACGAGCCCCAATTCGTTCGTGCTGACTGGGACGCCGTTTCAGACGGGGCTGCGCCAGCTTCGCTGGCTCGCCATCGCTATGTGCGGCATGTTCTTCGTATATTCCGTGCCCGTGCGCGTGTGGCGCAGGCTTTCCGCGCCGCTCTATCTGCTCATGTGGCTGCTTTCGTGGCTGCCGCTCATCCCGGGAATCGGCGACGCGGCGGGCGGCGCCAGCCGGTGGATAAGGCTTCCAGGGCTCGGCGTCTCGCTGCAGCCCGGCGAGCTTCTAGCGCTCGCGCTCGCGCTTCACGTAGCGAAGCTCCTGACGCGCGACGGCGACAGAGACCCGATGAAGATTTTCTGCCGCATACTCGTCCTCATAATTTTTACGGCTCTGCCGCTCCTGGCACAACCCGACCTCGGAACGACTATACTCGTATTCGTCGTCGCCATGGGCATGTTCGTTGAGCGCATAGGCTGGCGCTATCCTCTGATCGCCGGCGGCCTTGTCGGCGGCGTAGCATTTCCTCTTTTGATACTGCTCGAGCCATACCGCATGAGGCGCGTATTCGCCTTCCTCGACCCGTGGGAGGACCCGCTCAACAAAGGGTTCCAAGCCATTCAGGGGCTCATAGCATTCGCCAACGGCGGAGTGTGGGGGGCGGGGCTCGGTCACGGTTTCCAGAAGCTGAACTATCTTCCTGCGGCTTACACCGACTTTATATACGCCGCGATAGGCGAGGAGCTCGGCTTCGTAGGTACCATGTGCGTTCTAGCGCTCTTCGGATTCTGGCTTTTGCAGACGCGCGCGGCATACTTCCGCACGCAGGACGATTTCAAGGCATCTCTGATATGGGGCATAACTCTAACCGTACTCCTGCCGTTTGTAATAAACATCGCCGGCGTCACGAAGATGATGCCGCTCAAAGGGATGGCGCTGCCGTTTATCAGCTACGGCGGAACCTCGCTTGTGACTATGTGGGCCAGAATAGGGCTGATACTGCGGCTCGAGAAGGACAGCTACTTGGAGGATGAGGACGATGACCGCGCAAGAACGGCGGCCTAA
- the murD gene encoding UDP-N-acetylmuramoyl-L-alanine--D-glutamate ligase, producing the protein MYEESQVKGKKITVVGAGVSGRALAELAAKLGAAVFVSEAKELSEETRKAFESAGISCECGGNTERALDADEIVVSSGISPKAPIVAEALRRGMKVTGELDFVNPYLSGIVIGVTGSNGKTTTTSMIGYFLEKLGYSVMTGGNIGNAVAHAAGRDYDFIVLELSSFQLYWAREFMCDLAIVTNLAPDHIDWHGSYENYVASKANLINCLAPGGAAIYQKRDEDALHIKEGVERFPLSWHEDDPHERGIYLDEGVGAAWINGGGCRMKRRLFLFGDVKLLGKHNLENAAMAAGALAIFNTRELTPELIGSFVPPKHRCAFAGKLRGVTFVDDSKGTNVAASVTAMTSLPGTKVMILGGQGKGEEYGPLAEAVKQNARAAVILGTEKEKIASALSVAGFENYRLVRSMEEAVRSAWKLAQEGDTVLLSPACTSWDMYTSYKARGEDFCRVVEDIIKTEG; encoded by the coding sequence ATGTATGAGGAATCGCAGGTTAAAGGCAAAAAAATAACGGTCGTCGGGGCGGGCGTGAGCGGGCGCGCCCTCGCGGAGCTCGCGGCGAAACTCGGCGCTGCAGTATTCGTATCTGAGGCTAAGGAACTTTCCGAAGAAACGCGGAAAGCTTTTGAAAGCGCAGGGATTTCCTGCGAATGCGGCGGGAACACGGAGCGCGCGCTCGACGCCGACGAGATCGTCGTCAGCTCTGGAATTTCGCCGAAGGCGCCGATCGTTGCCGAGGCTTTAAGGCGCGGTATGAAAGTGACGGGCGAGCTGGACTTCGTAAATCCTTATCTCTCCGGCATAGTCATCGGCGTGACTGGAAGCAACGGGAAGACGACCACGACCTCTATGATAGGCTATTTCCTCGAAAAACTCGGATATTCCGTTATGACGGGCGGCAACATCGGCAACGCCGTCGCGCACGCGGCGGGACGCGATTACGACTTCATCGTGCTGGAGCTTTCGAGCTTCCAGCTTTACTGGGCGCGCGAATTCATGTGCGACCTCGCGATAGTCACCAATCTCGCGCCCGACCATATAGACTGGCACGGTTCATACGAAAATTACGTGGCATCTAAGGCCAATCTCATAAACTGCCTCGCGCCAGGCGGCGCGGCGATTTACCAGAAGCGCGACGAAGATGCGCTTCATATAAAAGAAGGCGTGGAGCGCTTCCCGCTTTCGTGGCACGAGGACGACCCGCACGAGCGGGGAATATATCTCGACGAAGGGGTCGGGGCGGCGTGGATAAACGGCGGAGGCTGCCGCATGAAGCGCAGGCTCTTCCTGTTCGGCGACGTAAAACTGCTGGGGAAGCACAACCTTGAGAACGCAGCGATGGCCGCCGGTGCTCTCGCCATATTCAACACGCGCGAGCTGACGCCGGAGCTGATCGGCTCGTTCGTGCCGCCGAAGCATCGCTGCGCCTTCGCCGGAAAACTGCGCGGCGTGACTTTCGTGGACGACTCTAAGGGAACGAACGTCGCCGCCTCGGTCACTGCGATGACGTCGCTGCCGGGCACGAAGGTGATGATCCTCGGCGGGCAGGGCAAGGGCGAGGAATACGGGCCGCTCGCCGAAGCGGTGAAACAGAACGCGCGCGCCGCGGTCATATTGGGTACCGAAAAGGAAAAAATCGCCTCGGCGCTCTCCGTCGCAGGGTTTGAAAACTACAGACTAGTCCGCAGCATGGAGGAGGCCGTACGCAGCGCGTGGAAGCTCGCCCAGGAAGGCGATACGGTGCTGCTTTCGCCGGCCTGCACGAGCTGGGACATGTATACAAGCTACAAGGCGCGCGGCGAGGACTTCTGCCGCGTCGTGGAAGATATAATAAAGACGGAAGGTTAG
- the murF gene encoding UDP-N-acetylmuramoyl-tripeptide--D-alanyl-D-alanine ligase gives MAFTAAEAAAACGGVHYGPDTDAARQWRCDSREVRGGDGFAAIRGAKTDGHLYIKQAAEQGAAVILAEREGLERAGVNPNDFPAVSLIVTERRTEEALALIAAEYLRRVTPKTIAITGSVGKTTTRELTTAAIASKRRVHGAVRSFNTIIGCALTALSMPEDTEVLVLELGTNHFGEIAEMVKYFPPETVVITEVVPAHLEGFGSVEGVLRAKLEICGSSKLSKIIYNYDNSLLRDVMSHNYDNVIKTGVGYGGGADLSIESCAVALGEGGPATSVSCRFEGTEYAFTAPLFGRQHAYNICFAIAAAMDCGVSAEDAAAGFASMKQLGGRGLCRRAAGGWVIDEAYNANPASMKAAVQNAEEAAHSLGLKKTAALAGMRELGESAAKYHRDILSMLSGFDSVFLLGAEWAECGAPLAPNMRLCGSLDEMTGLVVKDGLDGRLVLVKGSNSYGLKKVVSALTER, from the coding sequence ATGGCCTTTACGGCGGCCGAAGCGGCGGCGGCGTGCGGCGGCGTCCATTACGGTCCTGATACGGACGCCGCGCGTCAGTGGAGATGCGACAGCCGCGAGGTACGCGGCGGCGACGGCTTCGCAGCCATACGCGGGGCCAAAACCGACGGGCACCTATATATAAAGCAGGCGGCGGAGCAGGGGGCGGCGGTGATTCTCGCCGAGCGCGAAGGGCTCGAACGCGCAGGGGTAAACCCGAACGATTTCCCGGCGGTGTCGCTCATAGTAACGGAACGCCGCACGGAGGAAGCCCTGGCACTTATAGCCGCGGAGTATCTTCGCCGTGTCACGCCCAAAACCATAGCGATAACGGGCAGCGTAGGGAAGACCACCACGCGCGAGCTGACGACGGCAGCGATCGCGTCGAAGCGCAGGGTGCACGGGGCGGTAAGGAGCTTCAACACGATCATAGGCTGCGCGCTGACGGCGCTTTCGATGCCTGAGGATACGGAAGTGCTCGTACTTGAGCTCGGGACGAACCACTTCGGCGAGATAGCCGAGATGGTAAAATATTTCCCGCCTGAAACGGTCGTGATCACGGAGGTCGTCCCGGCGCATCTTGAAGGCTTCGGCAGCGTAGAGGGCGTTCTGCGCGCGAAGCTCGAAATATGCGGAAGCTCAAAACTCAGCAAAATCATCTACAATTACGACAACTCGCTGCTGCGCGATGTTATGTCCCATAATTATGATAACGTTATAAAAACAGGCGTCGGATACGGCGGCGGGGCTGATCTGTCGATTGAAAGCTGCGCCGTCGCCCTCGGCGAAGGCGGTCCAGCGACGTCCGTCTCATGCCGCTTCGAAGGGACGGAATACGCCTTCACCGCGCCGCTCTTCGGCAGGCAGCATGCGTATAATATATGCTTCGCCATCGCCGCGGCGATGGACTGCGGCGTAAGCGCCGAGGACGCGGCGGCGGGCTTCGCCTCGATGAAGCAGCTCGGCGGACGCGGCCTTTGCAGGCGCGCGGCAGGAGGCTGGGTGATAGACGAGGCATACAACGCCAACCCCGCATCTATGAAGGCCGCGGTGCAGAACGCGGAGGAGGCGGCGCACAGCCTCGGCCTAAAGAAAACGGCGGCGCTGGCCGGAATGCGCGAGCTCGGCGAAAGCGCGGCGAAGTATCACCGCGACATACTTTCGATGCTTTCCGGCTTCGATTCGGTGTTTCTTCTCGGCGCGGAATGGGCCGAGTGCGGCGCTCCGCTCGCCCCGAATATGCGGCTCTGCGGATCGCTCGACGAGATGACCGGCCTCGTCGTGAAAGACGGGCTTGACGGACGGCTCGTCCTCGTCAAGGGGTCGAATTCCTACGGTCTGAAGAAAGTTGTTTCCGCGCTGACTGAGCGCTAA
- a CDS encoding UDP-N-acetylglucosamine--N-acetylmuramyl-(pentapeptide) pyrophosphoryl-undecaprenol N-acetylglucosamine transferase, with amino-acid sequence MTAQERRPKRLILAAGGTGGHIWPALSFGAWINKKHPECDVRYICGSRPLEREIYAAAGAEPSVLPLDGSPLAGRGPAQKAARLRALSTSYGMASSLVRDFAPDAALVFGGYLSLPVIAACRRAGVRCALHEQNARAGKATRLAAKLGMEIYSGWSECDPLPKKKFIRAGVPVRDFALPARGEAWINLGLDGEAPDGPVVVAMTGSLGSRSVKDELCRAAQEEAFARWTFLFAAVSEKIESPSPNVRLLPKVWDAAQLYGLADMLVTRAGGSTLTEAAVLGIPALVVPWMKAADNHQYFNALAFAGENDGMIWTEDDGYEALVSALIKLKGIHDGKKKIAGGSGGRGGAICENLWSLLFPAF; translated from the coding sequence ATGACCGCGCAAGAACGGCGGCCTAAGAGGCTTATTCTCGCCGCGGGAGGCACGGGCGGACATATATGGCCCGCGCTCTCCTTCGGCGCGTGGATAAATAAAAAACATCCGGAGTGCGATGTGCGCTATATCTGCGGCTCCCGTCCGCTCGAACGCGAGATATACGCGGCGGCGGGAGCGGAACCGTCCGTGCTGCCGCTCGACGGTTCGCCGCTCGCGGGACGAGGACCGGCGCAGAAGGCGGCGAGGCTTCGCGCCCTTTCCACGTCGTACGGAATGGCGTCGTCGCTGGTGAGGGACTTCGCGCCGGACGCCGCTCTGGTATTCGGCGGCTATCTTTCGCTGCCGGTCATAGCGGCATGCCGCCGCGCCGGAGTGAGATGCGCGCTTCACGAACAGAATGCGCGCGCCGGCAAGGCGACGCGCCTCGCGGCGAAGCTCGGGATGGAGATATACAGCGGGTGGAGCGAGTGCGATCCGCTTCCGAAAAAGAAATTTATCCGCGCGGGAGTGCCCGTGCGCGATTTTGCGCTCCCCGCGCGCGGCGAAGCGTGGATAAATTTAGGGCTGGACGGCGAAGCGCCGGACGGCCCAGTCGTCGTTGCGATGACCGGCTCGCTCGGCAGCCGCAGCGTGAAGGACGAGCTGTGCCGGGCCGCGCAGGAAGAAGCCTTCGCGCGGTGGACGTTTTTATTCGCCGCGGTCTCGGAGAAAATCGAAAGCCCGTCGCCCAACGTGCGGCTTCTGCCGAAGGTTTGGGACGCGGCGCAGCTCTACGGGCTTGCTGATATGCTTGTGACGCGCGCAGGAGGCTCGACTCTGACCGAGGCGGCGGTGCTCGGCATCCCGGCCCTAGTAGTGCCGTGGATGAAGGCCGCCGACAACCACCAGTACTTCAACGCGCTCGCTTTCGCGGGGGAGAACGACGGAATGATATGGACTGAGGACGATGGATATGAAGCGCTTGTTTCAGCGCTTATTAAGCTGAAGGGCATACATGACGGGAAAAAGAAAATCGCGGGAGGTTCCGGCGGGCGCGGCGGCGCGATCTGCGAAAATCTGTGGAGCCTGCTCTTTCCCGCGTTTTGA
- the murC gene encoding UDP-N-acetylmuramate--L-alanine ligase: MENRDVNLKNKSIHLMGIGGAGMSGLALLLDQIGCKVSGCDTVRTSYIKHLEERNIPVIIGHEAKHIDEFMPNILVYSSAIPNDHPEILKAWQQGIQVARRAEILSRIFNVRRGVGVAGTHGKTTTSSMISLVAEEAGLDPTIAIGGDVLQIGTNAKLGQSDYMIAELDESDRSFVYFHPEISVVTNIDWDHRDHYMTFKSVTDAFAEFLSNSKKEGKIIVCMEDGGIRRLREEYSIGGEIETYGWGRSWNWGAAEVRHHAGGGVAYRLFHDGEDLGVVELSVSGEHNVLNSLAAYAAAHEMGIPHDAVLKGLKVFKGAKRRLQKTGEVNGIMIYDDYGHHPNEISATLGTVRKIFPDRRIVAVFQPHRFSRTAALYKEFAEALSLADRAFILPIYGSDERPMEGVSSQLIFDAASDDMRSHYELSGNFDDLITSVCKAARSGDIILTIGAGSVGTLGQKIAAKLGEISA, translated from the coding sequence ATGGAAAACAGGGACGTGAACCTTAAAAATAAAAGCATCCACCTTATGGGGATCGGCGGCGCCGGCATGAGCGGCCTTGCGCTGCTGCTCGACCAGATCGGCTGCAAAGTCTCGGGCTGCGACACTGTGCGCACTTCGTACATAAAGCACCTCGAGGAACGTAATATTCCCGTAATTATAGGACATGAAGCCAAGCACATCGACGAATTCATGCCGAACATTTTAGTCTATTCAAGCGCGATACCGAACGACCATCCAGAGATACTCAAGGCGTGGCAGCAGGGCATCCAGGTCGCGCGCCGCGCTGAAATACTGAGCCGGATATTCAACGTCAGGCGCGGAGTCGGAGTCGCCGGCACGCACGGGAAGACGACGACTTCATCGATGATATCGCTTGTGGCCGAAGAGGCCGGGCTCGACCCGACGATAGCGATTGGCGGCGACGTCCTGCAGATAGGGACGAACGCTAAACTCGGACAGAGCGACTACATGATAGCCGAGCTCGACGAGAGCGACCGCTCGTTCGTATATTTCCATCCAGAGATTTCCGTTGTGACTAACATAGACTGGGACCACCGCGACCATTATATGACATTTAAATCCGTGACCGACGCCTTCGCGGAATTTCTCTCCAACTCGAAAAAAGAGGGAAAGATAATCGTGTGCATGGAGGACGGCGGCATCCGCCGGCTGCGCGAGGAATATTCCATCGGCGGCGAGATAGAGACCTACGGCTGGGGGCGCTCGTGGAACTGGGGCGCGGCGGAAGTGCGCCACCATGCCGGCGGCGGCGTGGCGTACCGCCTTTTTCACGACGGTGAAGATCTCGGCGTCGTGGAGCTTTCGGTCTCCGGCGAGCACAACGTGCTCAACTCGCTCGCTGCCTACGCAGCGGCGCACGAGATGGGGATACCTCACGACGCCGTACTCAAAGGGCTCAAGGTGTTCAAGGGGGCGAAGCGCCGCCTCCAGAAGACCGGAGAGGTCAACGGCATCATGATTTACGACGACTATGGACACCACCCTAACGAAATATCCGCTACGCTCGGCACTGTGCGCAAAATATTTCCGGACAGGCGCATCGTCGCCGTCTTCCAGCCGCACCGCTTCAGCCGTACCGCCGCGCTCTACAAAGAATTCGCCGAGGCTCTTTCGCTTGCCGACAGGGCCTTCATACTGCCCATATACGGCTCGGACGAACGCCCGATGGAGGGCGTGTCGTCCCAGCTCATATTCGACGCCGCCTCCGACGACATGCGCTCGCACTACGAGCTTTCGGGAAATTTCGACGACCTCATCACCTCTGTATGCAAGGCGGCCCGCTCCGGCGATATTATACTCACGATAGGGGCCGGCTCAGTCGGAACGCTCGGACAGAAGATAGCCGCAAAACTCGGGGAGATATCGGCCTGA